From one Lycorma delicatula isolate Av1 chromosome 2, ASM4794821v1, whole genome shotgun sequence genomic stretch:
- the Arl1 gene encoding ADP ribosylation factor-like 1, whose translation MGGLLSYFKNLLGSREMRILILGLDGAGKTTILYRLQVGEVVTTIPTIGFNVEQVTYKNLKFQVWDLGGQTSIRPYWRCYYSNTDAIIYVVDSADKDRIGISKDELLYMLREEELQGAILVVLANKQDMEGCMSVAEVHQALGLEALKNRTFQIFKTSAVKGEGLDSAMDWLSNAIQNRK comes from the exons ATGG gtgGATTGTTAAGTTACTTTAAAAACCTGTTGGGCAGCCGGGAGATGCGTATTTTGATATTAGGTCTTGATGGTGCTGGAAAGACTACAATTTTGTATAGGTTACAGGTTGGAGAAGTTGTAACAACAATACCAACTATTGGGTTTAATGTTGAACAAGTCACttacaaaaatcttaaatttcaagTTTGGGATCTTGGTGGACAAACAAGTATTAG GCCCTATTGGCGTTGTTATTATTCAAATACTGATGCTATTATTTATGTAGTGGATTCAGCTGATAAAGATAGAATAGGCATTTCAAAAGATGAATTGCTATATATGTTAAGA gaaGAAGAATTACAAGGAGCAATTCTTGTTGTACTTGCCAATAAACAAGATATGGAAGGATGTATGAGTGTTGCAGAAGTACATCAAGCTTTGGGTTTAGAAGCATTGAAAAATAGAACGTTTCAGATTTTCAAGACATCTGCTGTTAAAGGTGAAGGTTTGGACTCTGCAATGGATTGGTTATCCAATGCTATACAAAATAGAAAGTGA